The Achromobacter deleyi genome has a window encoding:
- a CDS encoding TetR/AcrR family transcriptional regulator: MITALTSSSQDKRLTKGERTRLQLLEVAAAEFAERGFQHTRISDIVARAGVTQPVFYQYFSSKQAAYDELVGMFAQRLRQAISQARLPADLKESELADRIRLGVEGLLAILQEDPNLTRIGFFQVDAAEALKDELVAMIADNVRAEQQAGFFRPETSAEWFAQSLMGIIERFTRQAPDAARQQALAEFITRLLLDGIRQRQAP, translated from the coding sequence ATGATTACGGCACTAACTTCATCATCGCAAGACAAGCGTCTCACCAAGGGTGAACGCACACGGTTACAGCTTTTGGAGGTCGCAGCCGCGGAGTTCGCGGAACGCGGATTTCAGCACACCCGGATCAGCGACATCGTCGCCCGGGCCGGCGTGACCCAGCCTGTTTTCTATCAGTACTTCTCCAGCAAGCAGGCGGCCTACGACGAACTGGTGGGCATGTTCGCCCAACGCTTGCGCCAGGCCATCAGCCAGGCGCGCCTGCCCGCCGACCTGAAGGAATCCGAACTGGCGGACCGCATCCGCCTGGGCGTCGAGGGGCTGCTTGCCATCCTGCAGGAAGATCCCAATCTCACGCGCATCGGCTTCTTCCAGGTTGACGCCGCCGAAGCCCTGAAGGACGAGCTGGTGGCGATGATCGCCGACAACGTCCGCGCCGAGCAGCAGGCGGGCTTCTTCAGGCCAGAGACCTCCGCGGAATGGTTCGCGCAATCGCTCATGGGCATCATCGAGCGGTTCACGCGCCAGGCCCCGGACGCCGCGCGGCAACAGGCCCTGGCGGAATTCATCACCCGGCTGCTGCTCGACGGCATACGACAACGACAAGCCCCCTGA
- a CDS encoding Bug family tripartite tricarboxylate transporter substrate binding protein — MFKFKRIAGLCAVSAACAFSAAVHAQADAKAQAMTIVVPYGAGGIVDNTARAFAQKLAVELGRPVVVENRGGAGGMIGMNTVARAHDENTLAFTAVSPVTLSPHVMKTLYDPLKDLAPVASVMYSPVYLVGGPKFTGKTFKDMLDQAKADPNGLSLATAGVGSLGHLMLEQINGQADVRITHVPYKGMAQMVPDALGGQFTLMLVNASGPVNTLIDEGKLKLLAVGSPARLPGRPDAPTLAELGYPMANMTSTFGFFAPASTSPAFRVRMNAVINKVAATPDIGKPLTDALNILSPGTVEQFTAQVQKEYADNGKIVKQANIRSE, encoded by the coding sequence ATGTTCAAGTTCAAGCGGATCGCCGGGCTGTGCGCCGTCAGCGCCGCATGCGCATTTTCTGCCGCGGTCCATGCCCAGGCCGACGCCAAGGCGCAAGCCATGACCATCGTCGTGCCCTATGGCGCAGGTGGAATCGTTGACAACACGGCGCGCGCGTTCGCGCAGAAGCTGGCGGTGGAACTGGGCCGCCCCGTCGTGGTTGAAAACCGTGGCGGCGCGGGCGGCATGATAGGCATGAACACCGTGGCCCGGGCCCACGACGAGAACACCCTGGCCTTCACCGCCGTCAGCCCGGTCACGCTGTCACCCCATGTGATGAAGACCCTGTACGACCCCCTGAAGGACCTGGCGCCGGTGGCGTCCGTCATGTATTCGCCGGTGTATCTGGTGGGCGGGCCGAAGTTCACGGGCAAGACCTTCAAGGACATGCTGGACCAGGCCAAGGCGGATCCCAACGGGCTGTCGCTGGCGACCGCCGGCGTGGGGTCGCTCGGGCATCTGATGCTGGAGCAGATCAACGGCCAGGCCGATGTGCGCATCACGCACGTGCCCTACAAGGGCATGGCGCAAATGGTGCCCGACGCCCTGGGCGGCCAGTTCACGCTGATGCTGGTCAACGCTTCGGGACCGGTCAACACGCTGATCGACGAGGGCAAGCTCAAGCTGCTGGCGGTGGGTTCCCCGGCGCGCCTGCCTGGCCGGCCCGACGCGCCCACGCTGGCCGAACTGGGCTACCCCATGGCCAACATGACGTCCACCTTCGGCTTCTTCGCACCGGCCAGCACCAGCCCCGCCTTCCGCGTGCGGATGAACGCCGTCATCAACAAGGTGGCCGCCACGCCCGACATCGGCAAGCCGCTGACCGACGCCCTGAACATCCTGTCTCCCGGCACGGTTGAACAGTTCACCGCCCAGGTGCAGAAGGAATACGCCGACAACGGCAAGATCGTGAAACAGGCGAATATCCGCAGCGAATAA
- a CDS encoding AraC family transcriptional regulator: MFQPPPSSAPGQPLLAPERARSRAGPRLIAVTRHDGALRHTAMHRHARGQLLGAYQGLLTVYAADQQWVVPSRHAVWIPPGHPHGLRSHGPYAGYSAYLSPAACAGLPKTPCMLQASALLLAAVERAAGWRDATADAARGRIVELIRDEIRSMPRAGAALVLPRDPRLQRLALALSDQPSDTRTLDEWAAGIGMAPRTLARRFLAETGLPVGAWRKQARLMRAQEMLAGGAAVTTVALELGYDNVSAFIAMFKRELGATPGRYGSPAGLGLLP, encoded by the coding sequence GTGTTTCAGCCACCGCCCTCTTCCGCCCCTGGCCAGCCCCTGCTGGCGCCAGAACGCGCCCGCTCGCGGGCCGGCCCGCGGCTGATCGCCGTGACCCGTCATGACGGCGCGCTGCGCCATACGGCCATGCACCGTCATGCGCGCGGCCAGTTGCTGGGCGCGTACCAGGGCTTGCTGACCGTCTACGCCGCAGACCAGCAATGGGTGGTGCCGTCCCGGCATGCCGTCTGGATTCCGCCCGGCCATCCGCATGGGCTGCGCTCGCATGGCCCATACGCCGGCTACAGCGCGTACCTGAGCCCCGCCGCCTGCGCCGGCCTGCCGAAGACGCCCTGCATGCTGCAGGCCTCGGCCTTGCTGCTGGCCGCCGTCGAGCGCGCGGCGGGCTGGCGGGACGCAACGGCAGACGCGGCCCGCGGCCGCATCGTGGAACTGATCCGGGACGAGATCCGCAGCATGCCGCGCGCAGGCGCCGCGCTGGTCCTGCCCCGCGACCCGCGGCTGCAGCGACTGGCGCTGGCCCTGTCGGACCAGCCGTCGGACACGCGGACGCTGGATGAATGGGCCGCCGGCATCGGCATGGCGCCGCGCACGCTGGCCCGCCGCTTCCTGGCCGAAACCGGCCTGCCCGTGGGCGCATGGCGCAAGCAGGCCCGCCTGATGCGCGCGCAGGAAATGCTGGCAGGAGGCGCGGCCGTGACCACGGTGGCGCTGGAGCTGGGCTACGACAACGTCAGCGCCTTCATCGCCATGTTCAAGCGCGAACTGGGCGCGACGCCTGGCCGTTACGGCAGCCCGGCGGGCCTGGGACTGCTCCCCTAG
- a CDS encoding DUF523 domain-containing protein, with protein sequence MQYVLVSSCLLGNPVRYDGRGVPNGDAVLVRWLDEGRVVAVCPEVAGGMPIPRPPAEIQPGTDAAAVLAGQARVVAVTGEDVTAPFVHGARQALAAAQARAIRVAVLKEGSPSCGSGYVYDGHFAGRRQPGVGVTAELLRRAGLQVFSEKQWAEAGACLATLEATHGR encoded by the coding sequence ATGCAATACGTTTTGGTCAGCTCCTGTCTGTTGGGCAACCCCGTGCGCTACGACGGGCGCGGCGTGCCCAATGGCGATGCCGTGCTCGTTCGCTGGCTGGACGAGGGCCGGGTGGTGGCCGTCTGTCCGGAGGTGGCGGGGGGCATGCCGATACCGCGGCCGCCGGCCGAGATCCAGCCCGGCACGGATGCGGCCGCGGTGCTGGCCGGCCAGGCGCGCGTGGTGGCGGTGACGGGCGAGGATGTCACGGCGCCGTTCGTGCACGGCGCCCGCCAGGCGCTGGCGGCGGCGCAGGCACGCGCCATCCGCGTGGCCGTGCTGAAGGAGGGCAGCCCCTCTTGCGGCAGTGGCTATGTGTACGACGGCCATTTCGCCGGACGCCGCCAGCCCGGCGTGGGCGTGACCGCGGAATTGCTGCGCCGCGCGGGGCTGCAGGTCTTCAGCGAAAAGCAATGGGCCGAGGCCGGCGCTTGCCTGGCGACGCTGGAGGCCACCCATGGGCGCTGA
- a CDS encoding motility protein A: protein MNPSTVIGAVVGLLTLVIVVALSATDTSMYFNLPGLAIVLGGTCAALFIAYPLPEVVRIFKLVRTVFRNDQHDQQRDIEELVSMAQLWMNADVHKVEHELKKVSNPFLRTGVQLIIDNTPEEQIIELLQWRVARLRAREQAEAQMFRVMATFAPAFGMLGTLVGLINLMAVLGDGSMQMIGQQLAIGLMTTFYGILLANLVCKPIALKLERRTARRVESMNMVLQGISMMCEKRGPAMVRETLNSFVMHVEDEIYDGGVAAQPKPKTEGQVKPAAPAAPVSIARPAPARQ, encoded by the coding sequence ATGAATCCGTCTACCGTCATCGGCGCCGTTGTCGGCCTGCTCACCCTGGTCATCGTCGTGGCGCTGTCCGCCACCGACACGAGCATGTACTTCAACCTGCCTGGCCTGGCCATCGTGCTGGGCGGCACCTGCGCCGCGCTGTTCATCGCGTATCCGCTGCCTGAAGTGGTCCGCATCTTCAAGCTGGTGCGCACCGTCTTTCGCAATGACCAGCACGACCAGCAGCGCGACATCGAAGAACTCGTGTCGATGGCGCAGCTCTGGATGAACGCCGACGTCCACAAGGTCGAGCACGAACTCAAGAAAGTCTCGAACCCCTTCCTGCGCACAGGCGTGCAGCTCATCATCGACAACACGCCGGAAGAGCAGATCATCGAGCTGCTGCAATGGCGCGTGGCGCGCCTGCGCGCCCGCGAACAGGCCGAGGCCCAGATGTTCCGCGTCATGGCCACCTTCGCGCCCGCCTTCGGCATGCTGGGCACCCTGGTCGGCCTGATCAACCTGATGGCCGTGCTGGGCGACGGCAGCATGCAGATGATCGGCCAGCAGCTCGCCATCGGCCTGATGACCACCTTCTACGGCATCCTGCTGGCCAACCTGGTCTGCAAGCCGATCGCGCTCAAGCTGGAACGCCGCACGGCGCGGCGCGTCGAGTCCATGAACATGGTCCTGCAAGGCATCTCGATGATGTGCGAGAAGCGCGGTCCCGCCATGGTGCGCGAGACCCTGAATTCCTTCGTCATGCACGTCGAAGACGAAATCTACGACGGCGGCGTGGCCGCCCAGCCCAAGCCCAAGACGGAAGGCCAGGTCAAGCCTGCCGCCCCCGCCGCCCCTGTCTCCATCGCCCGTCCGGCCCCCGCGCGTCAATGA
- a CDS encoding tripartite tricarboxylate transporter substrate-binding protein, with protein sequence MSFRFQAARRNTLLALALAVAGMGAAQAEQRVIRIVVPYGTGAVQDTIARAIGDELGKALNASIVIENRAGAGGTVGTAQVARSQPDGNTLVLAAASHHIAGYLYKNLNYDPYKDFTGVAYIGNTGYIILASASLNAKNTAEFIQAVKARPGAYDYASAGNGSASHLGMASFLTAAGAQMQHIPMKSTGDAVTELLAGRVQAVTAATIGVTAYRNDPRVTFLAYTGKTRSRFAPDLPTVAESGLPGYAFDSWLGLLAPAGIAPADRDQINAAVNKVLADPKVQARLASLGVEAEARSAAQFQDLLKADWEAAGKVVAASGARVE encoded by the coding sequence ATGTCTTTCCGATTCCAAGCTGCACGCCGCAATACCCTGCTTGCCCTCGCACTGGCCGTCGCCGGCATGGGCGCCGCCCAGGCCGAACAGCGCGTCATCCGCATCGTCGTGCCCTATGGCACCGGCGCGGTCCAGGACACGATCGCCCGCGCCATCGGCGATGAACTGGGCAAGGCCCTCAATGCCTCCATCGTGATCGAGAACCGCGCCGGCGCCGGCGGCACGGTGGGCACGGCCCAGGTCGCCCGCTCCCAGCCGGACGGCAATACGCTGGTGCTGGCCGCGGCCAGCCACCACATCGCCGGGTACCTGTACAAGAACCTGAACTACGACCCCTACAAGGATTTCACCGGCGTCGCCTACATCGGCAACACCGGCTACATCATCCTGGCGTCCGCCTCGCTGAACGCGAAGAACACCGCCGAATTCATCCAGGCGGTCAAGGCCAGGCCCGGCGCGTACGACTACGCCTCGGCCGGCAACGGCAGCGCGTCCCACCTGGGCATGGCCTCGTTCCTGACCGCCGCGGGCGCGCAGATGCAGCACATCCCCATGAAGTCCACCGGCGACGCCGTGACCGAACTGCTGGCGGGCCGCGTCCAGGCCGTGACCGCCGCCACCATCGGCGTGACGGCCTACCGCAACGATCCGCGCGTGACGTTCCTGGCCTACACGGGCAAGACCCGCTCGCGCTTTGCCCCCGACCTGCCCACCGTCGCCGAAAGCGGCCTGCCGGGCTACGCCTTCGACTCCTGGCTGGGCCTGCTGGCGCCGGCCGGCATCGCCCCCGCCGACCGCGACCAGATCAACGCCGCCGTCAACAAGGTGCTGGCCGACCCCAAGGTGCAGGCGCGCCTGGCCTCGCTGGGCGTCGAAGCCGAAGCCAGGTCGGCCGCGCAATTCCAGGATCTGCTGAAGGCAGACTGGGAAGCCGCCGGCAAGGTGGTCGCGGCGTCCGGCGCGCGTGTGGAGTAA
- a CDS encoding CAAX protease: MPRTLQYRPVLIDALISNERINSYRSVFHPRNDVELMGVYLWNARVCGALYPLLGAVEITLRNAIDQALIADLGRFWWAGAKLRYRSFAPDVDVPYTVKAVRDNFAKATRSHAAEQRRRHAARGNVTLHHHGVIARTEFSTWEFLLDAEFMGRGLIWPRHLSSVFRGTWPSHQAGVVLAHVRDLVATLRDFRNRLFHHEPAWKRYGVRTEADALLHLQEKIGKMESLLALIHPENLRLWQANGLLRDAHRACMAGEIRRLQHLAEVHKVNSLGKLAKLIDRSAHDNSALEASVYKRRRRRFLILPLQ, from the coding sequence ATGCCAAGAACATTGCAGTACCGGCCCGTCCTTATTGATGCGCTTATCAGCAACGAGCGCATCAACAGCTACCGGAGCGTCTTCCATCCCCGAAACGATGTGGAGCTGATGGGCGTCTACTTGTGGAATGCCCGCGTTTGTGGAGCACTGTACCCCTTGCTTGGCGCGGTGGAGATCACGCTGCGCAACGCCATTGATCAGGCACTGATCGCTGACCTGGGACGATTCTGGTGGGCGGGAGCCAAGCTGCGCTACCGCTCCTTTGCACCGGATGTGGATGTTCCGTACACGGTAAAGGCCGTGCGCGACAATTTCGCCAAGGCCACCCGCAGCCATGCCGCAGAGCAGCGGCGCCGGCATGCGGCGCGCGGTAATGTGACGCTCCATCATCATGGGGTGATCGCCAGGACGGAGTTCTCGACCTGGGAGTTCTTGCTGGATGCCGAATTCATGGGCCGTGGACTGATCTGGCCCAGGCATCTCTCGTCAGTGTTCAGGGGCACGTGGCCGTCGCATCAGGCGGGTGTGGTACTGGCCCATGTTCGGGATCTGGTCGCTACGCTGCGAGACTTCCGCAATCGGCTGTTTCATCATGAGCCGGCCTGGAAACGGTATGGCGTGCGGACCGAGGCGGACGCTCTGCTGCATTTGCAGGAAAAGATCGGCAAGATGGAAAGTCTGCTGGCCTTGATTCATCCGGAGAACCTGCGGCTGTGGCAGGCCAATGGGCTGCTGCGGGACGCACACCGGGCCTGCATGGCCGGGGAGATTCGGCGTCTCCAACATCTGGCGGAGGTGCACAAGGTCAACTCGCTGGGCAAGCTGGCAAAGCTGATTGATCGATCCGCGCACGACAACAGCGCTTTGGAAGCCTCTGTGTATAAGCGGCGAAGGCGGCGCTTCCTGATCTTGCCGCTGCAGTAA
- a CDS encoding mechanosensitive ion channel domain-containing protein: MAAFPLKPQEPAAASPALSPAALADLLDNPEVRKALVDALRAQEAGAKPAPSRAAAQAAEPGLQERMADGVQRFLTGVAADMGQGVDDMRALASGGSLRMDSGTAGKALLPLALAAVATIIAFILLRMIAMRIYTRIDHWVAEQSCEPAAPPKRGVPAPMRVLYRRAGAILGALAIDAGVVLLAAMAGGAAALWSTPGRGTLDSLAAVFLQAFLAVEIVKVLIRTVFAVRHPHLRLLPMSDELARYWNAWLLRVAAAAGYGTLLIGPVISASLSPALGRLASMVIMLAVYVYAVRVIWQNRQSVRERLDRRAAGAATFVGSRLRFLSRVWHVLGIGYFTILLVVSQVDPINALPFMALATAQTLLVIGVGSLLILLLNAMLTKPVRLSEDLRRRLPLLEARVNAYVPATLKLVGWIIRVVMILLILDAWRAFDMSRWLASDAGGAAIRMVLNIVIVLLIATLAWTVIASIIEHRLSQSEERGMPTARERTLLALFRNAALIVIVTMTAMVLLSQIGIDVGPLIAGAGVVGLAIGFGAQKLVQDIITGVFIQLENGMNENDVVQVAGVFGTVEKMTIRSVGIRTLDGGYHLVPFSSVDVVANHMRDFSYHLGEYTIAHRESVDDAIEHLRAAFAELMTDTVLGPEILEEMTVAGVTAVNDKGVTIRILIKTTPGMQWAVQRGYNRLLKKHFDAAGIELPYPHTVVYFGQDKRGYAPPANVALQTERPDEGEGARAAGHTRRRLKPEAGAEDPAEVLGNELEAREEADPDTPRT, encoded by the coding sequence ATGGCCGCGTTCCCGCTGAAACCGCAGGAGCCGGCGGCTGCATCCCCCGCGCTGAGCCCGGCCGCGCTGGCCGACCTGCTGGACAATCCCGAAGTCCGCAAGGCCCTGGTGGACGCGTTGCGCGCCCAGGAGGCCGGGGCCAAGCCTGCCCCGTCGCGTGCGGCGGCCCAGGCGGCCGAGCCCGGCCTGCAGGAACGCATGGCCGATGGCGTGCAGCGTTTCCTGACCGGCGTGGCCGCCGACATGGGGCAGGGCGTGGACGATATGCGCGCGCTGGCCTCGGGAGGCAGCCTGCGGATGGACAGCGGGACCGCTGGCAAGGCCTTGCTGCCCCTGGCGCTGGCCGCCGTGGCCACCATCATTGCCTTCATCCTGCTGCGCATGATCGCCATGCGCATCTACACGCGTATCGACCACTGGGTGGCGGAGCAGAGCTGCGAACCCGCGGCGCCGCCCAAGCGCGGTGTGCCCGCGCCCATGCGCGTGCTGTATCGGCGCGCGGGGGCCATCTTGGGGGCGCTGGCCATCGATGCGGGCGTCGTGCTGCTTGCCGCCATGGCGGGCGGCGCGGCGGCCCTGTGGAGCACGCCCGGGCGCGGCACGCTGGACTCGCTGGCCGCGGTGTTCCTGCAGGCCTTCCTGGCGGTGGAGATCGTCAAGGTGCTGATCCGCACGGTATTCGCCGTGCGCCATCCCCACCTGCGCCTCCTGCCCATGTCCGACGAGCTGGCCAGGTACTGGAACGCATGGCTGCTGCGCGTGGCCGCGGCGGCTGGCTACGGCACGCTGCTGATCGGTCCCGTGATATCGGCGTCCTTGTCGCCCGCGCTGGGCCGGCTGGCCAGCATGGTCATCATGCTGGCTGTGTATGTATATGCCGTGCGCGTCATCTGGCAGAACCGCCAGTCGGTGCGCGAACGCCTGGACCGCCGCGCGGCCGGCGCGGCTACTTTCGTGGGCTCGCGGCTGCGCTTCCTGTCGCGCGTGTGGCACGTGCTGGGCATCGGCTACTTCACCATTCTGCTGGTGGTCAGCCAGGTTGACCCGATAAACGCCTTGCCCTTCATGGCCCTCGCCACGGCCCAGACCCTGCTGGTCATCGGGGTGGGCAGCCTGCTGATCCTGCTGCTGAACGCCATGCTGACCAAGCCCGTCCGCTTGTCGGAAGACCTGCGGCGGCGCTTGCCGTTGCTGGAGGCGCGAGTCAACGCCTATGTGCCGGCCACCCTGAAACTGGTCGGCTGGATCATCCGGGTTGTCATGATCCTGCTGATCCTCGACGCGTGGCGCGCCTTCGACATGTCGCGCTGGCTGGCCTCGGATGCCGGCGGCGCCGCCATCAGGATGGTGCTGAACATCGTCATCGTGCTGCTCATCGCGACGCTGGCCTGGACCGTGATCGCCAGCATCATCGAGCACCGCCTCAGCCAGAGCGAAGAGCGGGGCATGCCCACCGCGCGCGAGCGCACCTTGCTGGCGCTGTTCCGCAATGCCGCGCTGATCGTCATCGTGACGATGACGGCGATGGTGCTGCTGTCGCAGATCGGCATCGACGTGGGGCCGCTGATCGCCGGCGCCGGCGTGGTGGGCCTGGCCATCGGCTTCGGGGCGCAGAAGCTGGTGCAGGACATCATCACCGGGGTCTTCATCCAGCTTGAGAACGGCATGAACGAGAACGACGTGGTGCAGGTCGCGGGCGTGTTCGGCACGGTGGAGAAAATGACGATACGTTCGGTGGGTATCCGCACGCTGGACGGAGGCTATCACCTGGTGCCGTTCTCGTCGGTGGACGTGGTCGCAAACCACATGCGCGACTTCTCGTACCACCTGGGCGAATACACCATCGCGCACCGCGAAAGCGTGGACGATGCCATCGAGCATCTGCGCGCCGCCTTCGCCGAACTCATGACCGATACGGTGCTGGGGCCCGAGATCCTGGAAGAAATGACGGTGGCCGGGGTCACGGCGGTCAACGACAAGGGCGTGACCATCCGGATCCTCATCAAGACCACGCCGGGCATGCAATGGGCGGTGCAGCGCGGCTACAACCGGCTGTTGAAGAAGCACTTCGACGCCGCCGGCATCGAGCTGCCGTATCCGCACACGGTCGTGTACTTCGGGCAGGACAAGCGCGGCTACGCGCCGCCGGCCAATGTGGCCTTGCAGACCGAACGTCCCGACGAGGGCGAGGGTGCCCGCGCCGCGGGACA
- a CDS encoding NYN domain-containing protein — translation MNNPNENVSMALFCDFENVALGVRDTKYQKFDIRPVLERLLLKGSIVVKKAYCDWERYKEFKAPMHEANFELIEIPHVRQSGKNSADIRLVVDALDFCYTKSHVNTFVIISGDSDFSPLVSKLRENNKKVIGVGVKQSTSDLLIANCDEFIFYDDLAREGQRTADARRDNRGGAATAQRRTPDEERRRKEELEARKTQAVEMVVETFEALMAERGDSGKIWASALKDALKRRKPDFNESYYGFRAFGNLLDEAQSRGFLEVGREEKSGTYVYRDSTGVEPAIHGGGTRSAAARQPAADAADAQAGAAQEGSGGRPARKSRGGRKTAGGGRGASQTADAGVREEAAQAPSEASAQADAPSQGDASRQADTPSQADAPRQADAPRQADAPRQADTPRQADAPRQADTPPPAGAPKRSLIPIPMPKPFPTPRHTAVVAGPPPTVNVAEWTFVAPSEETRRERPAKPSDPFAGGTPSPAAEPAPAPSAPAKRGRGASKTATAKSGDSGTGRTSRAAAAKSAAAPVESAAKPAPASTPSAEAEAPAKPARKTATRTRRPKKADTES, via the coding sequence ATGAACAACCCCAACGAAAACGTCAGCATGGCGCTTTTCTGCGACTTCGAGAACGTGGCGCTGGGCGTACGCGACACCAAGTACCAGAAGTTCGACATCCGGCCCGTCCTGGAGCGCCTGCTGCTCAAGGGCAGCATCGTGGTCAAGAAGGCCTATTGCGACTGGGAGCGCTACAAGGAATTCAAGGCGCCCATGCACGAGGCCAATTTCGAGCTGATCGAGATCCCGCATGTGCGCCAGTCGGGCAAGAACTCGGCCGACATCCGCCTGGTCGTGGATGCGCTGGACTTCTGCTACACCAAGTCGCACGTGAATACCTTCGTGATCATCAGCGGCGATTCGGACTTCTCGCCCCTGGTGTCCAAGCTGCGCGAGAACAACAAGAAGGTAATCGGCGTGGGCGTCAAGCAGTCCACCTCGGACCTGCTGATCGCCAACTGCGACGAGTTCATTTTCTATGACGACCTGGCGCGTGAAGGCCAGCGCACCGCCGACGCCCGGCGCGACAACCGGGGTGGCGCCGCCACCGCCCAGCGCCGCACGCCTGACGAAGAGCGCCGCCGCAAGGAAGAGCTGGAGGCCCGCAAGACCCAGGCCGTCGAGATGGTGGTCGAGACCTTCGAGGCGCTGATGGCCGAGCGTGGCGACAGCGGCAAGATCTGGGCGTCCGCCCTGAAGGACGCCCTCAAGCGCCGCAAGCCGGATTTCAACGAGTCCTACTATGGCTTTCGCGCCTTCGGCAACCTGCTGGACGAGGCGCAGTCGCGCGGCTTCCTCGAAGTGGGCCGCGAGGAAAAGTCCGGCACCTACGTGTACCGCGACAGCACGGGCGTAGAGCCGGCCATCCACGGTGGCGGGACCCGATCCGCCGCCGCGCGCCAGCCGGCGGCCGATGCCGCCGATGCACAAGCCGGCGCCGCGCAGGAAGGTTCCGGCGGCAGGCCCGCCCGTAAATCGCGCGGGGGCCGCAAGACAGCGGGCGGGGGCAGAGGCGCCAGCCAGACCGCCGACGCCGGCGTGCGCGAAGAGGCCGCCCAGGCTCCCTCCGAAGCCTCCGCGCAGGCGGATGCTCCCTCGCAAGGCGATGCGTCGCGGCAAGCCGATACGCCGAGCCAGGCCGATGCTCCGAGGCAAGCCGATGCTCCGAGGCAGGCCGACGCTCCCAGGCAGGCCGATACGCCGAGGCAAGCCGACGCTCCCAGGCAGGCTGATACGCCGCCGCCCGCCGGTGCGCCCAAGCGGTCGCTTATCCCCATCCCGATGCCCAAGCCGTTTCCGACTCCCAGGCACACTGCCGTCGTGGCCGGACCGCCGCCGACCGTGAACGTTGCCGAGTGGACTTTCGTGGCCCCCTCCGAGGAAACGCGCCGGGAACGGCCTGCCAAGCCGTCCGATCCCTTCGCTGGCGGGACGCCCAGCCCGGCCGCCGAACCGGCGCCCGCTCCGTCCGCCCCGGCCAAGCGCGGCCGCGGCGCCAGCAAGACGGCAACGGCCAAGTCCGGCGACAGCGGCACGGGCAGGACCTCGCGCGCCGCGGCGGCAAAATCCGCGGCCGCGCCTGTGGAATCCGCCGCCAAGCCGGCTCCTGCTTCCACGCCGTCCGCCGAGGCCGAAGCGCCCGCCAAGCCCGCCCGCAAGACCGCCACCCGTACGCGCCGCCCCAAGAAGGCCGACACGGAGTCCTGA
- a CDS encoding GNAT family N-acetyltransferase, with translation MSDAPLPPVLTTARLVLRPLSLQDADAIQRVFPQWEVVRFLADQVPWPYPPDGARNYVEHVALPAMRRGTQWHWTIRTQAEPDRLIGIVSLMDDESGNNRGFWLDPAHHGRGYMTEASEAATGYWFDVLGKPVLRAPKAIANTASRRISERSGMRMVSTEERGYVSGRHPTEIWEITRDEWLARRGG, from the coding sequence GTGTCCGACGCCCCCTTGCCTCCCGTCCTGACCACCGCCCGCCTCGTCCTGCGCCCCTTGAGCCTGCAGGATGCCGACGCCATCCAGCGCGTCTTTCCGCAATGGGAGGTGGTGCGTTTTCTGGCCGACCAGGTGCCCTGGCCCTATCCGCCGGACGGCGCCCGCAACTACGTCGAACACGTCGCGCTGCCCGCCATGCGCCGCGGCACCCAGTGGCACTGGACCATCCGCACGCAGGCCGAGCCGGACCGCCTGATCGGCATCGTCAGCCTGATGGACGACGAATCCGGCAACAACCGCGGCTTCTGGCTGGACCCCGCCCACCACGGCCGCGGCTACATGACCGAGGCCAGCGAAGCCGCCACCGGCTACTGGTTCGACGTGCTGGGCAAGCCCGTGCTGCGCGCCCCCAAGGCCATCGCCAATACCGCGTCGCGGAGAATCTCGGAGCGCAGCGGCATGCGCATGGTCAGCACGGAAGAACGCGGCTACGTCAGCGGCCGCCATCCCACCGAGATCTGGGAGATCACCCGCGACGAGTGGCTCGCCCGGCGCGGGGGCTGA